A DNA window from Bacteroides cellulosilyticus contains the following coding sequences:
- a CDS encoding DUF4469 domain-containing protein: protein MMEDKKKIVAELHHKRQEKNEIPTLFGKKVPVISSVYDPLTGMRDGTITANAPVVITGENLCLSSLGTIYLGLSPVSDKGTLIHVKRVFKYTDTEVLVILPELEPGEYSPVMMIHTGGKVDFTYTLPVSWRVLDERYTALFVRRSCSDLI from the coding sequence ATGATGGAAGATAAGAAAAAAATAGTGGCAGAGTTACACCATAAGAGGCAGGAAAAGAATGAAATTCCGACGCTTTTCGGGAAGAAAGTTCCTGTTATCAGTAGTGTATACGATCCGCTGACGGGCATGCGCGACGGCACCATTACTGCAAACGCTCCTGTTGTCATCACGGGTGAGAATCTGTGCTTATCTTCACTCGGAACCATATACCTGGGTCTCTCTCCCGTCTCCGATAAGGGCACATTGATACATGTAAAAAGAGTGTTTAAGTATACCGACACAGAGGTGTTGGTGATCCTGCCTGAGTTGGAGCCGGGAGAATACTCCCCGGTTATGATGATTCACACGGGGGGGAAGGTGGACTTCACCTATACCTTGCCGGTATCGTGGAGAGTGCTCGACGAAAGATATACAGCTCTCTTTGTAAGGAGGAGTTGCAGCGACTTAATTTGA
- a CDS encoding fimbrial protein has protein sequence MQYKTSIFRKNFLLAALLALVWLTGCVQEEFESIPPQTGSGVRFTLTVPDVEMPSVSSRTMAGTGVAKKEDEIKTVDILVFDASKTPAVYLEWVSGTGVTQDLANNNSTVNFSAVLSPTTASTCIVVVANRELGAIASEFRKGETTKDKVMEDLLHSHTGKWTADGSSADGYTRLPMYGEKEVAKITPSMNSITGINMKRMLARIDIRNSASNFTVEEVYLANYNTIGYIAPAWDADGKLKDPAPDDPNLPADGGKKTEEGDAILYSVNGNTPYNGEIYTFEAPAAEDAGGVGQDGASSRKDAVCLIVKGKIGDGKSTFYRVDFTKTGEIGEEVEYLSLKRNYKYIITVTEASGIGYESFREALASYTVMSNLKFRLILYDRDKVKDVVYNGQYMLGVGESEISVTQHQNNGYAINVFTDHPGGWKATVTEGNDWLGFSAGTATVSGVANEDTQLLLRIPYYHNGIIGTTRTATVTLTAGRLTYDIKVTQGVIDPGIIKFVDAYGNELENGLFFPIRNPDGDELPIEPQTVYVMFSVDKIDVQLFGTEELSRIKYPVDGLIPQLYRDSRKSFTERVQAFTVHPNPRLTGDGTSADTPGWWWRWDMFNFYLYDKDGSYLGSTTLPINQGELQFSFRYYPTINNSRTYKVHLGAEQYLQLFVNNNWTIESVEELDVIGDDGTGLIRTDTDNDIIAGRMNADSKMYQESVVDNDNDGKGNDVVNRGYDFRLKLHAGKWKEGKSGTIRITFRNVMHTVADAYFPFYRTLDLQMVSETKSYTTAGDPLFYLYPLRFDNRLLVADNQSKGRRASLADAETICGNIGDGWRLPTASELLLSFAYVSALGGNALGSSEAYGQNIYGWYQNWTGNYWASSYYSEGSPEAYFELEFGGGYPQSGSTTNYFRCVRDNNSGATKYPYLSVASSGVTIVSRDANGGVDPAALFASGEVPDNSSAMNKIAPKFQIENTSSSGKTWEEAKVICEGKGDGWRLPTQRELYLVHSLGGSLFSIDDQGFGSSMNWGGDFQKLAAVHWALTERDGKYWVIGHNRSTDHNRYEFSAWTTVGTVTWPNYRCVRTVTD, from the coding sequence ATGCAATATAAGACCTCAATATTTAGAAAGAACTTTCTCTTGGCAGCCTTGTTGGCATTGGTATGGCTTACCGGTTGTGTGCAAGAGGAGTTTGAGTCAATACCTCCCCAAACAGGAAGTGGTGTCCGGTTCACCCTGACGGTTCCCGACGTTGAAATGCCATCCGTTTCTTCGCGCACAATGGCCGGAACGGGAGTAGCCAAGAAAGAAGATGAAATAAAGACCGTGGATATACTTGTTTTTGATGCATCGAAAACTCCTGCAGTATATTTGGAATGGGTTAGTGGCACGGGAGTTACACAGGATTTGGCTAATAATAACTCTACGGTGAATTTCTCTGCTGTGCTTTCTCCCACTACCGCATCAACCTGTATCGTGGTTGTGGCGAATAGGGAACTTGGCGCTATTGCGTCGGAATTCAGGAAAGGAGAAACCACTAAAGATAAGGTGATGGAAGATCTGCTTCACAGCCACACCGGCAAATGGACGGCAGACGGTTCCTCGGCTGATGGTTACACACGGCTCCCTATGTACGGTGAGAAGGAAGTGGCGAAAATCACTCCTTCGATGAATTCTATAACAGGAATCAACATGAAGCGTATGCTGGCGCGTATCGACATTCGTAATTCCGCATCGAACTTCACGGTCGAAGAGGTTTATCTGGCTAATTATAATACTATCGGATATATTGCCCCGGCATGGGATGCGGATGGAAAGCTTAAAGATCCGGCTCCGGATGATCCGAACCTTCCGGCCGACGGTGGCAAAAAGACGGAGGAAGGGGATGCAATCCTGTATTCCGTGAATGGAAACACACCCTATAACGGAGAGATTTATACATTCGAGGCACCTGCTGCAGAGGATGCCGGTGGTGTGGGACAAGACGGAGCTTCGAGCCGCAAGGACGCTGTCTGTCTGATTGTGAAGGGAAAAATAGGTGACGGTAAATCAACCTTCTACCGTGTGGATTTCACAAAAACCGGAGAGATAGGAGAGGAGGTTGAATACCTGTCTTTGAAGCGAAACTATAAATACATCATCACCGTTACGGAAGCTTCGGGCATTGGCTATGAAAGTTTCAGGGAGGCTTTGGCATCCTATACAGTCATGTCCAATCTTAAGTTCCGGTTGATACTTTACGACCGGGATAAGGTCAAGGATGTAGTCTACAACGGGCAGTATATGCTTGGTGTGGGTGAATCGGAAATCAGTGTGACGCAACATCAGAACAACGGATACGCTATCAACGTCTTTACCGACCACCCCGGTGGCTGGAAGGCTACTGTTACGGAAGGGAACGATTGGCTTGGCTTTTCTGCGGGAACTGCTACAGTGTCAGGTGTTGCGAACGAGGATACACAACTTTTGCTGAGAATTCCTTATTATCATAATGGAATCATCGGAACCACCCGCACGGCGACCGTCACTCTGACAGCAGGCCGGTTAACTTACGATATTAAAGTGACGCAGGGAGTGATAGACCCGGGGATTATCAAATTTGTCGATGCATACGGGAATGAGCTGGAGAATGGCCTTTTCTTCCCGATCAGAAACCCTGACGGTGATGAACTCCCCATTGAGCCGCAGACGGTATATGTGATGTTTTCCGTGGATAAGATTGACGTCCAACTTTTTGGAACTGAGGAGTTGTCCAGAATTAAGTATCCTGTTGATGGTCTTATTCCGCAATTGTATAGAGATAGCAGGAAGTCGTTCACTGAAAGGGTGCAAGCGTTTACCGTGCACCCCAACCCAAGGCTTACAGGCGATGGTACCAGTGCAGATACTCCTGGTTGGTGGTGGCGTTGGGATATGTTCAATTTCTATCTCTATGATAAAGATGGCAGCTATCTTGGTTCTACTACTTTGCCAATCAATCAGGGTGAGCTACAGTTTTCATTCCGATATTACCCCACTATCAACAATAGCCGCACCTACAAAGTTCATTTAGGAGCGGAGCAATATTTACAGTTATTTGTTAATAATAACTGGACAATCGAGAGTGTTGAAGAGTTGGATGTTATCGGTGATGATGGAACCGGACTGATCCGAACCGACACGGATAATGATATAATTGCAGGAAGAATGAATGCGGACTCGAAGATGTATCAGGAATCTGTGGTAGACAATGATAATGATGGCAAGGGAAATGATGTTGTAAACCGTGGATATGACTTCAGGCTAAAGCTCCACGCCGGAAAATGGAAAGAAGGAAAAAGCGGAACGATAAGAATTACATTCAGGAACGTAATGCATACTGTAGCGGATGCATATTTCCCATTTTATCGTACGCTTGATCTTCAGATGGTGTCTGAAACAAAATCCTATACCACTGCCGGAGACCCCCTTTTCTATCTTTACCCGCTTCGGTTCGACAATCGGCTCCTTGTCGCGGATAACCAGTCCAAGGGGCGTAGGGCAAGTTTAGCCGATGCGGAAACTATATGTGGAAATATAGGCGATGGTTGGCGTCTGCCTACTGCAAGTGAACTGTTGCTGTCATTTGCTTATGTAAGTGCGTTGGGCGGTAATGCGTTGGGAAGCAGTGAGGCGTATGGTCAGAATATATATGGCTGGTATCAAAATTGGACAGGTAACTATTGGGCCTCTTCATATTATTCGGAAGGAAGCCCTGAGGCGTATTTTGAGCTGGAGTTTGGGGGAGGCTATCCGCAGTCTGGGTCTACCACTAATTATTTTCGTTGTGTGAGAGATAATAATAGCGGGGCGACAAAGTATCCCTATCTTTCGGTAGCTTCTTCAGGAGTTACAATTGTCTCTCGTGATGCGAATGGAGGAGTAGATCCTGCGGCACTGTTTGCTTCAGGCGAGGTCCCGGACAATAGTAGCGCGATGAATAAGATTGCTCCGAAGTTTCAAATAGAGAATACCAGCAGTAGCGGTAAAACTTGGGAAGAAGCAAAGGTTATATGTGAGGGCAAGGGAGATGGCTGGCGTCTGCCTACTCAGCGTGAACTTTATCTGGTTCACAGCCTTGGAGGTTCGCTGTTCAGTATCGATGATCAAGGTTTTGGCAGTTCGATGAACTGGGGAGGTGATTTTCAAAAATTAGCCGCTGTACATTGGGCGCTGACCGAACGGGACGGCAAATATTGGGTGATCGGGCATAACCGCTCTACGGACCATAATCGCTATGAGTTCAGTGCATGGACTACCGTTGGAACAGTAACTTGGCCCAACTATCGCTGTGTGCGAACTGTTACAGATTAA
- a CDS encoding fimbrillin family protein: MIKTINNIRMIITTAILSAVLFSCIGEEMTCDKELIVVQRIGEGGNVDTRGTVISSNTDLKGETFGLFGSLTPNSSAPQQYFNASARVNADLTATISPLQYWPGLQNASMRFFSWYPFSGANVPTTDFTDPSEMVLNYTANAAASNHVDVLAAVSGPAWVEGVNIHFYHTLTKVTFTFKKVAPVPDEVTIEKIEFQNVGQSGKLTVAEIPTTTTKNNKPKFVWSDVTTGSIASTPTGNKTVTEDATLIGDTFLMLPTDNFSATAKIVVTTNYGDYEFLLSEIVTKNPHTWESGEYINYNFTISNETYQLSATPLEWGESPVNVIFDKQYYLKLSQTKVQTAGDAATVNIEVKTNYDAEPYTGYDAGATLDLNAMEDWATVNITPPSFSEGVYTYNVNVSISEFDSDTEPERWMRFYVSAGNLRRQVSLQQWSADGVWMHYDVQLDSSDGGSGIMQRRKIVFTSGNPGWWEWKITQVEDTDNILLNTETILESIGKSGGAVYFYFKANAVTGKKATLTLSNTNGDNPPMSVILTVP; the protein is encoded by the coding sequence ATGATAAAGACTATAAATAATATCAGGATGATTATAACAACGGCTATTCTTTCGGCTGTCCTTTTTTCGTGTATCGGCGAAGAGATGACGTGCGATAAGGAATTGATTGTTGTGCAACGTATCGGAGAAGGCGGCAATGTCGACACTCGTGGTACGGTTATATCCTCGAATACCGACCTGAAAGGAGAAACATTTGGTCTTTTCGGTTCTCTGACACCCAATTCTTCTGCTCCTCAACAATATTTCAATGCAAGTGCCAGAGTAAATGCCGACCTGACCGCTACGATCTCGCCGCTGCAATATTGGCCCGGCTTGCAAAATGCGAGCATGAGGTTCTTTTCCTGGTATCCGTTCAGCGGTGCGAATGTACCCACTACGGATTTCACCGACCCCAGCGAAATGGTGCTGAACTATACAGCGAATGCGGCAGCCTCTAATCATGTGGATGTACTGGCGGCTGTATCGGGACCTGCATGGGTGGAAGGTGTGAATATACACTTCTACCATACACTGACTAAGGTTACCTTTACATTCAAAAAGGTAGCCCCGGTACCTGATGAAGTAACCATCGAGAAAATAGAGTTTCAGAATGTGGGGCAAAGCGGCAAGCTCACTGTGGCTGAAATCCCGACCACCACTACGAAGAATAACAAACCGAAGTTTGTCTGGAGCGATGTTACCACCGGAAGTATCGCTTCTACCCCCACCGGAAATAAGACGGTGACCGAGGATGCTACCTTGATTGGTGATACATTCCTCATGTTACCGACCGACAACTTCTCTGCAACAGCCAAGATCGTTGTCACCACTAACTATGGCGATTATGAATTCCTGCTCAGCGAGATTGTCACTAAGAATCCGCATACTTGGGAGTCGGGAGAATATATCAACTATAACTTTACGATATCGAATGAGACCTATCAACTGTCAGCCACTCCTCTTGAGTGGGGCGAGAGTCCGGTAAATGTGATTTTCGACAAGCAGTATTATCTTAAATTGTCGCAAACTAAGGTGCAGACAGCCGGTGATGCCGCCACTGTCAACATAGAAGTGAAAACGAACTATGATGCGGAACCGTATACAGGCTATGATGCAGGTGCGACATTAGACCTAAATGCTATGGAAGATTGGGCAACAGTCAATATAACACCGCCATCCTTTTCGGAAGGTGTGTATACGTATAATGTAAATGTCTCAATATCCGAATTTGATTCTGATACTGAACCTGAACGGTGGATGAGGTTCTATGTTAGTGCAGGTAATCTGCGGCGTCAAGTGTCTCTACAACAATGGAGTGCAGACGGAGTGTGGATGCACTATGATGTGCAATTAGACAGCAGTGATGGAGGAAGCGGGATCATGCAACGTCGGAAGATTGTTTTTACCTCGGGCAATCCGGGTTGGTGGGAGTGGAAAATAACCCAAGTGGAAGATACTGATAATATTCTGCTCAATACAGAAACCATATTAGAGTCAATAGGTAAGAGTGGTGGTGCGGTTTATTTCTATTTCAAAGCAAATGCTGTGACCGGTAAAAAAGCCACGCTTACACTGAGCAATACGAACGGTGATAATCCACCCATGTCGGTAATATTGACTGTACCGTAG
- a CDS encoding FimB/Mfa2 family fimbrial subunit has protein sequence MFGKTKSLFLIVASMLYLASCDSIREDLPRCELWLEFTFDYNMEYADAFNPQVKSVDVLVFDSDDKLLFTKRAEAAALIGGNRMSLTDELEFGSYKVLTVGSLSDNFRISNHAGSELVPGSTTLQQVIVALKRGTDTVDFEFQHLYFGEVVDVNHLPSNTSHKVYPVNLIRNTNRFNIALMGYEDNETSGTQYTFEIQAPESAAYSWENEPTGQGPVTYIPYYTGPGEIPDVVVSARLNTMRLLNRSGWDYKFIIRNADTGAEVWSYSLMTLLSIARPTSRYDGTELPFQEYLDRQSEWSLIFTVVEKPGGGFLQIGLVVSAWIYWLHDIEI, from the coding sequence ATGTTCGGAAAAACTAAATCGTTGTTCCTTATCGTCGCCTCGATGCTGTATTTAGCCTCGTGTGACAGTATACGCGAGGATTTACCCCGTTGCGAACTTTGGCTGGAATTTACGTTCGACTACAATATGGAATATGCGGATGCTTTCAATCCGCAGGTCAAATCGGTGGATGTGCTTGTGTTCGACAGCGATGATAAACTGCTCTTTACCAAAAGAGCCGAGGCTGCTGCATTGATAGGAGGAAACCGGATGTCGCTGACCGATGAACTTGAATTCGGAAGCTATAAGGTGCTGACTGTTGGTAGTTTATCCGACAACTTCCGGATTTCGAACCATGCGGGCAGTGAACTGGTTCCCGGGTCAACCACTCTCCAACAGGTCATTGTAGCCCTGAAGCGGGGGACGGACACCGTAGATTTCGAGTTTCAGCACCTCTACTTTGGAGAAGTTGTGGATGTGAACCATTTGCCGTCCAATACCAGTCACAAGGTTTATCCGGTGAATTTGATACGCAATACCAATCGGTTTAACATCGCGTTGATGGGATATGAAGATAACGAAACAAGTGGAACGCAATATACGTTTGAAATTCAGGCGCCGGAAAGTGCAGCCTATTCTTGGGAAAATGAACCCACAGGCCAAGGTCCCGTTACTTATATACCTTATTATACGGGTCCGGGCGAAATTCCCGATGTAGTTGTATCCGCACGTCTCAATACCATGCGCCTGCTTAACAGGAGCGGATGGGACTATAAGTTCATCATAAGAAATGCGGATACTGGTGCAGAAGTCTGGAGCTACAGCTTGATGACATTGTTGAGTATTGCCCGGCCGACCTCTCGTTACGACGGAACGGAACTTCCTTTTCAGGAATATCTCGACCGTCAAAGTGAATGGAGCTTAATATTTACTGTTGTTGAAAAACCCGGAGGAGGATTCCTTCAAATCGGTCTTGTCGTGAGTGCCTGGATTTACTGGCTTCATGATATTGAAATTTAA
- a CDS encoding Mfa1 family fimbria major subunit (Members of this family are fimbrial shaft proteins (major subunit proteins), found in the Bacteriodetes. The family is named for Mfa1 from Porphyromonas gingivalis, and is related to but distinct from the family of FimA from the species.), which produces MLKIKSILVSLLAVAALASCSDNGETTPGGGDEKGYDAAYMSISLSVPKASKTRAGSTETGALEAETKINEVYLILFDENRKVVNEKDEPPYYNILNSSHLSPDGTTPLEPFKVSPDTKYLLVIANPGAQMKAHIAAKVVKDATYADINTMFSVTEDNTAEDNLYLIEEIARVRAEDTNKGFTMINAGEFDDSDPSSANHKWKDDCLLDVSGSIIDASKYKTEAEAKADAVKNRAQLQIERLSAKMAVTLKGAAGADIEVLPAGAKFAFAKWTIDYVNSQFFPFAKKTKLTSPHTPNEYKTNFYTEDPNFASPNHRTGIILNQIEDYEPKVKWYDANEETGVDEKDKKVAYSTENTMAAADQKLGGATRLVLKANYVPNGYTMGQDWYQSSLNGVYTNYETLVKLQEAYGVAKALDEDKRDAAQKALVISCEAFKTKLDGIYPAIASIADFAALTQTDLDNLGITNGGEIAKGTGVRWFQKSLNYYYYEVRHDNGALGHMEYGKYGVVRNNYYTLRLTKVNGAGTPWYPEVEEPEEEIDKEGAYLHFEINVAPWVSWATDFEI; this is translated from the coding sequence ATGCTAAAGATTAAATCTATTTTAGTGTCATTGCTGGCGGTTGCGGCATTGGCGAGTTGCTCGGATAACGGTGAAACCACTCCTGGTGGCGGTGATGAAAAAGGCTATGATGCGGCTTATATGTCGATTAGCCTATCGGTTCCTAAAGCTTCGAAAACGCGTGCGGGTTCTACAGAAACAGGTGCGCTGGAAGCTGAAACTAAGATCAATGAGGTTTATTTGATTCTGTTTGATGAGAATAGGAAGGTTGTTAATGAAAAAGATGAGCCCCCGTATTATAACATCCTGAACTCATCACATCTTTCACCTGATGGAACCACTCCTTTGGAACCATTTAAGGTGTCTCCGGATACTAAATACTTGCTTGTTATAGCTAATCCGGGCGCACAGATGAAAGCTCATATAGCTGCTAAGGTAGTGAAGGATGCAACATACGCTGATATAAACACAATGTTTAGTGTAACTGAAGATAACACTGCAGAAGATAACCTTTATCTTATAGAGGAGATTGCACGTGTACGTGCTGAAGATACTAACAAAGGTTTTACCATGATTAATGCCGGTGAGTTCGATGACAGCGATCCGTCATCTGCCAATCATAAATGGAAGGACGATTGCCTGCTTGATGTATCAGGCTCCATCATTGATGCCAGTAAATATAAGACTGAGGCAGAAGCAAAAGCTGATGCTGTGAAGAATCGGGCGCAGCTTCAGATAGAACGCCTTTCAGCAAAAATGGCGGTTACGCTTAAGGGAGCTGCCGGGGCTGATATAGAAGTACTGCCTGCCGGTGCCAAGTTTGCATTCGCAAAGTGGACTATTGATTACGTGAACTCCCAGTTCTTCCCGTTTGCGAAAAAAACGAAGTTGACATCTCCTCATACGCCCAATGAGTATAAGACAAACTTCTACACAGAAGACCCGAACTTTGCAAGTCCTAACCATCGTACCGGTATCATCTTGAATCAGATTGAGGATTACGAACCTAAGGTGAAATGGTATGATGCGAATGAGGAGACCGGAGTAGATGAGAAAGATAAGAAGGTTGCCTACAGTACGGAGAATACGATGGCTGCCGCTGACCAGAAATTGGGCGGAGCTACCCGTCTGGTGCTTAAAGCCAATTACGTACCTAACGGATATACTATGGGCCAGGACTGGTATCAGTCTTCTCTCAATGGTGTTTATACGAATTATGAGACGTTGGTAAAACTGCAAGAGGCCTATGGCGTTGCTAAGGCATTGGATGAAGATAAGAGGGATGCGGCACAAAAAGCATTGGTGATTTCTTGCGAAGCTTTCAAAACGAAGTTGGATGGTATATATCCTGCTATTGCAAGTATTGCTGATTTTGCAGCTCTTACTCAAACAGACCTCGACAACCTTGGCATTACCAATGGTGGCGAAATCGCTAAGGGAACCGGAGTTCGTTGGTTCCAGAAGAGCCTTAACTATTACTACTATGAGGTTCGTCACGATAACGGTGCTTTGGGACACATGGAGTATGGAAAGTATGGTGTAGTGCGCAACAACTATTACACACTCCGACTGACAAAGGTGAATGGTGCAGGTACGCCTTGGTATCCGGAGGTTGAAGAGCCGGAAGAAGAAATCGATAAAGAAGGTGCTTATCTTCATTTTGAGATTAATGTAGCTCCATGGGTATCCTGGGCAACTGATTTTGAAATCTAA
- a CDS encoding DUF3868 domain-containing protein, with product MKRNVQFIIWVLTALCLNLDGVMAQERSYEGTITIEPVRLEQLGETIHIDFDIVMDNVKVKSSHGVDFIPQLVSPTVTYDLPRVSIKGKNEYLVYERRLAVMSAKAKKSYKAPYLIEKNQKKKSGVIRYRYTLPYEAWMANARLNVQRDECGCGESTLMNVEYTFDKVTLERMLVPYVVTPYLSYVEPTVEEIKSRDVQAECFLDFEVNKVNIRPEYMNNPQELAKIRAMIDDLKSDANVKVKRLDIIGYASPEGTLEANRRLSEGRAMALRNYLAARYDFPRDQYYIIFGGENWDGLIKALDTFEMDYKDEVLDIITNIPIEKGRETKLMQLRAGVPYRFMLKHIFPSLRVAICKVSYDVRNFNLEEAKEVIKKRPQNLSLNEMFMVANTYPKGSQEFIDIFESAVRIYPESEIANMNAAAAALSRNDLVSAERYLERVKSDACLPEYNNAMGVLLLMKGEYESSEKYLKAAEQSGLDAAKGNLEELAKKKANAAEMKRRNKSE from the coding sequence ATGAAAAGAAATGTGCAATTCATCATATGGGTGCTGACTGCCTTATGCCTGAATCTCGACGGAGTCATGGCTCAGGAACGCTCTTATGAAGGAACTATCACTATAGAGCCTGTGCGACTGGAGCAACTGGGGGAAACTATCCATATAGATTTTGACATAGTGATGGATAATGTGAAGGTGAAATCATCTCATGGGGTGGACTTTATCCCGCAATTGGTTTCTCCCACCGTTACCTACGATCTTCCACGGGTTTCCATCAAGGGGAAAAACGAATATCTGGTTTATGAACGCAGGCTGGCGGTGATGAGCGCTAAGGCGAAGAAGAGCTACAAGGCACCTTATCTGATAGAGAAAAATCAGAAGAAGAAGAGTGGTGTTATCCGCTACCGATATACGTTGCCTTACGAGGCTTGGATGGCGAATGCCCGTCTGAACGTGCAGCGTGATGAGTGCGGTTGTGGCGAAAGCACACTGATGAATGTGGAGTACACTTTTGATAAGGTTACGCTCGAACGTATGCTGGTGCCGTATGTGGTGACTCCCTATCTCTCGTACGTAGAGCCTACGGTGGAGGAGATAAAGAGCCGTGATGTGCAGGCGGAATGTTTTCTGGATTTCGAGGTGAATAAGGTGAATATCCGTCCCGAATATATGAACAATCCTCAGGAACTGGCTAAGATACGTGCGATGATTGACGATCTGAAGTCTGATGCCAACGTGAAGGTGAAGCGTCTGGATATCATCGGCTATGCTTCTCCCGAAGGAACGTTGGAAGCGAACAGACGTTTGTCCGAAGGTCGTGCCATGGCATTGCGTAATTATCTGGCTGCCCGCTACGACTTCCCGCGCGACCAGTATTACATCATCTTCGGCGGTGAAAACTGGGACGGGCTGATAAAGGCGCTCGATACGTTTGAGATGGATTACAAGGACGAAGTGCTGGACATCATTACGAATATTCCTATTGAAAAGGGAAGGGAAACGAAGTTGATGCAGCTTCGTGCGGGAGTGCCTTACCGGTTTATGCTGAAACATATATTTCCAAGTCTGCGCGTAGCTATCTGTAAGGTGAGTTACGATGTGAGGAATTTCAACCTGGAGGAGGCGAAGGAGGTGATAAAGAAACGTCCGCAGAATCTGAGCTTGAATGAGATGTTCATGGTGGCCAATACCTATCCGAAGGGTTCGCAGGAGTTTATCGATATTTTTGAGTCTGCCGTCCGCATCTATCCGGAAAGTGAGATTGCCAATATGAATGCGGCTGCCGCAGCCCTTTCGCGCAATGACCTGGTTTCTGCGGAACGCTATCTGGAAAGAGTGAAGTCGGACGCTTGTCTGCCCGAATATAACAATGCAATGGGAGTTTTACTATTAATGAAAGGAGAATATGAATCATCGGAAAAGTATTTGAAGGCTGCCGAACAGTCGGGACTGGATGCGGCAAAGGGAAATCTGGAAGAATTAGCTAAGAAAAAGGCTAATGCGGCCGAGATGAAGAGAAGGAATAAAAGTGAGTAA
- a CDS encoding DUF3575 domain-containing protein → MKKILVCILFILGLLPTESKAQKIAVKSNLLYDATTTMNLGLEVALARKWTLDIPVNYNPWKFDDTRLKHWGIQPELRYWFCESFNRTFIGLHAHYADFNVGGWPDWPFVSENMQNMRYQGRLYGGGISIGHSWILRKRWSIEASLGLGYARIVYEKYPCATCGTKLKDTGKNYLGPTKASVSLIYVIK, encoded by the coding sequence ATGAAGAAGATATTAGTATGCATACTATTCATATTGGGTTTGTTGCCGACTGAAAGTAAAGCTCAGAAGATTGCCGTAAAAAGCAACCTTCTTTATGATGCTACCACAACTATGAATCTCGGTCTGGAAGTAGCTTTGGCACGCAAGTGGACATTGGATATTCCGGTCAATTATAATCCTTGGAAGTTTGATGATACCCGTTTGAAGCACTGGGGCATACAGCCGGAACTTCGGTACTGGTTCTGCGAAAGCTTCAACCGTACATTCATCGGGCTGCACGCCCATTACGCAGACTTCAATGTGGGCGGATGGCCCGACTGGCCGTTCGTCAGTGAGAATATGCAGAATATGCGCTATCAGGGGCGCTTGTATGGCGGTGGTATTTCGATAGGCCACTCATGGATATTGAGGAAACGCTGGAGTATAGAGGCTTCCCTCGGTTTGGGATATGCACGCATTGTGTATGAAAAGTATCCCTGTGCAACGTGTGGCACTAAACTGAAAGATACCGGCAAGAACTACCTGGGCCCTACTAAAGCGAGTGTGTCACTTATTTACGTAATTAAATAG